The sequence below is a genomic window from Tachyglossus aculeatus isolate mTacAcu1 chromosome X1, mTacAcu1.pri, whole genome shotgun sequence.
CAGTTCGAAGGGCTTGGGTGCAGAGGGAGGGTCAGAATGGAGGGGGCCCCTCCAAATCCACCAACGCCCCAGAGCCTGATCTGAAATTAGGACTTAGGTTTTATTCAGTGACTCAGGGCCACAAGAGAAGCaatcaatccgttgtatttattgagcatttacagtgtgcggcgcattgtactaagtgcttgggagagtgcaatgtaatcgagttggtagacgtgtgctctgcctacagtgggcttacagtctagagaagcagtggtgCCCATGTGATttcaggcaatcaatcgatcaatcagtggcatttttgagGGTCTACCTTGCGCAgaccactcactgtactaagcgcttgggagaatactctcACAGGTTGACAcgatcctgcccttaaggagtttaccatccagcagaggagacaggtattgaaattaattgtatttactgaggacttaacTGTGGGCAGACTGCACTCGATGGTCACTTTCACTCAATGTTGGCATAAAGTCTAACACCCTGGATTAGGCCCGGCCTGCGATTCCCTCAGACTGAGCAATAGGGCCATGCACATCACCACagtgctcccttcccctcccctcactggAGTATCAGTGAGATGTCAATAGTATTTTCTCTTGGTGCAGGGTTCTGAGTGGCAGGGGGCGGTGAAAGTGTGATAGGCTCCCGTCGGTGCAGTGGGTCACAGGTTTCCCACCATTTCCGTTCCCAGTGGGATCTCGGGGGGCGGTTTCCTAGGCAGCAGGCAGGTTGAGGTATTTCCCGTATCCAGTGCGGCGACCAGTCTCACCTGAGCCGAGAGCAAGAGTGCTTTGCTGGCACCCATCCGACTGCATTGCTGGAAGGGTACCCTCCAATGGGGTGGGTGGGCGGCTGCTGGCGTGTGCTTACAGCTAAGCCCGTTCCTTGCACAGTCTCCGCTCTGTGACTTCAGGCTTGCCCGTGGTCTAGGAACTGATAACATGAAAGGGGTTTTTGACTGGGAGCCTGGAAAGGACTGGGCCTTGGTTGCCTGCGTTCCTTTCCTTTAAAAATGACCGTGTCCTGGGAGAACTTGTCGAATCAGGGATCCCTGAGGAACTCAaagctagaatccaccccttaaTTGTCACAGCGCTCTGGTGAGCTGAGACGGTGGGTTGTCCTGAGAAGCTGCGGCTCTGAAGTTCGTGGAACGTGCCTCAGGGCTGGGTTCTCAAGAACGGATGATGTGGGTGCCATCTGAGACTGTCCAGTTCTGTCACACCGAACTGGGGAAGGGAGTACCACAAGCTTTGGCTGCCCTAACTTCCTCGTCCACTACCTGCCTTCGTAgggtgcctccccccacccccgggctggGTTTGCCTGCTGCCGGATAGGTTGTCCTGTCAGAAAGGGCTTTGACCACCAGGAAATGGTCTTTCCCCCGGCTGGTTTGTTGCATCTCGTGACAAACTCCCAGAGAACCTGGACTAGGCCAGGGCCGGACCGGCACCGGTGGTGGAGTGAGGAGCCTTGTCAGTTTTCCGTCAGATCCCAGAAGGGATGGCTTGACTGTGGTGGCTGCTCTGTGGGCCTGTGGGATGGAGTCAATCCCTCCGTTGGCCAGTGGTGTTtatagcactgtactgggtaagcacttgggagagtagagttggtaggcacagtccctgcccacaaggagtttccggtCTATCGTTCCcccacaggtgaaggaactggTCCTGGATAACTGCCGCTCTGAAGATGGACGGATCGTGGGTCTGTCCTCGGACTTTGACAGCCTGGAGTTCCTCAGCATGATCAACATCAACCTGCTGTCTGTCTCCAACCTCCCCAAGCTCAGCAGGCTCCGCAAGGTGAGCTGGGATCCAGCTGGGGGccggaagaggaaaggggacttAGCACCTGTGGCTTCCCTCCCGATTTCCTCAGGCTGGGTGCCCACGGTTTAACCTGATCTTCTCCatcactcctctgtctccccagcccctgttgccatcctcctttcccaagtgcctggcGGTCTGGGGTGTATCACTGTGCCAAGGGAGAAAGCTCATTTAAGCCATTTCCTTTGCAAACTGTTTCCCTTGATAGTGGCCCGGGGGGAGCGGATGGGCAGAAAAGAGAGGGGGCAGGcaagggtggttttttttttttttttaatggcatttattaagcgcttactatgtgcaaagcactgttctaagcgctggataatgatgttatttgttaagcgcttactatgtgcaaagcgccgttctaagcgctggggaggttacaaggtgatcaggttgtcccacaggtggttgACAAGAGGAAAAGGCAAAGAGGGCCTGATGGTAAGCCAGGAAGAGAGAGCTGTTGAGGAAGGTGCCGCTAGTGGTTCTCTACGCCCACTGACTGCCAGGCAGTCTTTTTctgtttatggtacttgttaatcaatcaatcaatcgtatttattgagcgcttactgtgtgcagagcactgtactaagcgcttgggaagtccaagttggcaacatctagagacggtccctacccaacagtgggctcacagtctagaagggggagacagagaacaaaaccaaacatattaacaaaataaaataaataggatatgtacaactaaaatagagtaataaatatgtacaaacatatatacatagatacaggatgataataatcatgacggcatttgttaagcgcttactatgtgccaagcgctggggcgggtgggatacaaggagatcgggttgtcccacgtggggctcacagtttccagatgagggaactgaggcacagagcaggttaagcacctagtatgtgttatgcacttaagcgctggggtagttgcaagcttgtcaggttggacacagtccctgtcctatatggggctcagtctaagtaagagggaataggatttaatcccgaaTTTGCAAtcgaagggactgaggcccagagaaattgtgacttgcccgaggtcacacagcaagcacttgcagagccgggattggaacccgggtcttctgactcccaggcatgtgctctttccattaggccacgttgcttcttgctCTTCCGGTTTTCATGTACCGGGGTCCCGAGGGGAGGGAATTCTCAGCACCTTGAAGCCAACGGAGGAGAGGGACTAACTGGGGTGTTTTGGCCTTTTCCGAGAGATGTGACCCCTGGAAGTGCTGACCCTTGGTCCTGAGAGGAATTGGGAGCTGCTGAGTGGGTGGGATTGGTGGGAGGGCGACAAGTCAAGCACCCCCATACCTTTCCTAGCCCTGCTCGTGCCCATCACACGGGCACAGAGAGGGATGACTGGGTTCGGCTATCTGCCGGGCTGCAGGGCACTCTGGAAATGGTTCTCTCTAGGGGTGAGAGTGCCTAGCCCCTGTGTGGGTATCTGCTTTAGAGATTTTTGCTGAAATCCTCGATGTTGGTCTCGTCCCTCTTTGTTCGTCCTCATGCCACACCGAGCTGAGCCTGGCCCCGTGAAGAGCTTGGTTGCCCCGTGGGGTGGAAGCTGGATGCCCCTCCCTGAAGGGTGCCGCATCCTTGTGGTGCTTGCGGAGGGAGGCAACGCTGCTGGGTCCAAGCAGCGATGCCCGTTTTGTACTGGCGATTCGAGACTTCCTGGGAAAACCTGTCTGTTCTGGCCTAAGGGCTTCCAGTCCTGGATgtggatagtacagtgcctggcacgtagtggggcttaacaaattccatagttattaattattactatagtTGATTTGGCATTTTTCTGGGTCGACTAGCTGTTTGCCTAGCATCTTCCCTTATTGGATCAGAAGCCTTTTGGAGGGCCAGGACTTTGCAAAAAGGTGCCCTGGGTCAGGGCCTGGCTGGGGCACACTCCATCGCTTTACTTTTTTATGGCCATTTGGGGTTTTGGGCCCCAAAGTGGGTGTTGCGGTGGACTGTCAGGTTCGTCAGGTTGGGGCGGTAGGGTCGCCTGGGGAGGAGGCTCCAGAACTATGTCTAGTCCCGCTCAACAACCCAATCTCAGTTTATTCGGCGGGGCAGAGTCTTGCAAGATGCTAAGATCCAGGACCCGGTTTGGTCCGGTACCAGCTGTGGTGCTGCAGTTTCCACTGGGAAACTTGGTGAGTTTCTGGTTGTGACCAGCTCAGCTTCCTGGCCAGATCGAACTGGCACGATTCGGGTAGGAGTCTCCTGGAACCCCAGAGTAACATCGGGACCGAGCCTTCTTTACTCAGCTTGGCAGTAGACTGTCAGAAGTGGGCAGAGGGCTATAAATTTGCTTCCAGTCCCACCACCTAGCCATTCAGTTGCTGGGGTGTTGGTATAGGGGTTTTGATTCATTCAGGGGCAGGACTTGAGTCCGTGGCCTTGGTGAGGAGTCATGCTAAGTGGATGCCCCTTCCCTCCATGTTCCCCGATTTCATGGCTTCTCCTGGGATGtgtccccttctttcctcacatCCCAATGCTTCCAGTACTTGATGGCGACCTCCTACGTGCTCTGGAAcaaccccaaccccccacccccccaaagcaTGCCAGGGCTGCTGGGAGATAGTAGAGCTGACCAAATCTGATCTGGTgttgaccccagcgcttggtatggAGCAAACAGAAGCAAACAAGAGGGGTATTACCCATTGGGATTTTGCTTCTGTTACTGCTTTGCCTGAGTTTAGTTCTGGGAGCCTGGGTTctgcctgacttgctccttcccaAATTCTTTGCTGGAAACTCCTGGAATGCCTGTCCTTAGTGCCCAGTGGCTGATCTTGTGGGGGCCTCTGTTGGAGCCTGTGTCATCTTCCCCATCACTAGCCCCATCATGGCTCGGTGGAGGGGGTGCTCTAGGCTGGTTGAGTCTTCTAGGGGTTATGGTCCCTGTTGGCCTGATTTCCTGGGGGCTGAGTGGGCCCGTCCACATAGTGCCCCTTGGAGACCATTGGTTTGTTTCGATGTGGCAGCTGGAGCTGAGTGACAACCGAATCTGTGGTGGCTTGGAAGTGCTAGCCGAGAGAACCCCAAACCTGACTCACTTGAACCTGAGTGGCAATAAAATCAAGGACATCAACACCTTAGAGCCTTTGGTAAGTGGAGTGGGGGGGGGCCTGGGCGGGCTGATGCCAGGACAGTCCTGGACTCTTTAGCCTCGCTGAGCAAGTCCAAACTTCCTATCCGTTCGGGAAGGTCCCAGGGAACTTGGGCCTGGGGAAGGGCGTTTGCATATGGGTACCCCTGTCCGGACGTGCGCCCCAGCCTGAGGCCCGCTCTGGGGGTGGAGTGGTAGGGAAACGCAGCCATTAAGTACCGTGTCATCCAGTGACTCTGAACTTCCTCCTGGGGGGAGAaccctgctctttccctctctagtTTGGAGGTATTTGGCTCAATTTGTGTCGATGATGAAGTTGTCGATGACGAAGGTCCACGGTGGGCCATGAGGGAGAAGTTAGAGGGGGTGTGGGATCTAACTATGAGGGCAGGTGTCCAGGAGGACAATTATCGCAGGGCTCCTTCAGACATCCTGCTGTTCTGCCAGAGATAATCCCGGGCCGGCTGGTCCGTGCCTCTTCTGACGGGGGctgggatttggggacagtgaccaGCAGAGGACACGGGGGTGCTGTGGGGTGGCTGAGTTTGCCTTATCCTGActcgggggcaggggggagggtgtCCTAGTCCCTCCGCCCGAGGGTCTGGCTCTCCAGGAGATCCCCTGGGTGCCCCAGGACCGGGGAGGAAGGTGGCCTGAGAGAGACTTTTCTTTGTGCAGAAGAAGCTGCCGAACTTACGCAGCCTGGACCTCTTCAACTGTGAGGTGACCATGTTGATCAACTACCGGGAGAGCATGTTTGGCCTCCTGCCCCAGCTCACCTACCTGGACGGTTTTGATGTAGACGACCAAGAAGCCCCTGACTCGGACCCCGAGGTTGACGGGGAGGGTCTGGACGATGAGTACGATGAGAATGGTGAAGGTGAGGAGCTCTGGGGTCTGGTTTCGGGGAGGGTGGTTGGTGCCTCCCTCCAATGGTCCCTAAGGTTTCTACCTGGGAGCTGCCAGCGCTGATCTCCGGCTGCCCCAAGGTTAGGGAGGAGTAGGGGTCACGGACCCCACGTCAACGATCGTTGCTTGTGAAGGCCTCGGTGGGGCCGTGCGCCAGCTGGGCTGCCAGGGCAGGGGGCCTCCGAGAGGACCGGGGGAAGCTGTGCCTCCCAGGGGAGCGCAATGTGCGGGAGGCCAGAATGGGAGCCCGGAAGAGGCTCCAGGGGTGGTTGGCCGGGACTCGGTCATGGGGGGGTCCCTGGCCTTTGTGGTAGaaggcgaggaagaggaggaggacgacgaggacgaATTCGACGAAGAAGTTGTCGATgacgaagatgatgatgaagacgacgaCGATTTGGACGgcgaagaggaagaggatggtgTCGATGACGAGGTCAGGATTACTGCCTCGACTGCCCTGCAAGTTGGGTTCCAATCTCTGAAATCCCCTCCAGCGGGAGGTGCGGCCTGACCCTGGCAGGcccggctggctggctggctggctggctggctacctggctgaggtgggggagggatgggTCAGGACCGACTCCTGCGTCACCAGGCCCCTCGGCCCCAAGCGTCCAACAGTTGCCACCCGACGGTGGCCAGCTCTGCTCTGAACGCCCTGGTCTTCTCTCTGTGCTGTGTTTCCCCTTTCGTCCCCACGACCCCTCCTGGCCCCAAAGCCTTCTGGGCCGATGCATTGTGTGGGGAGGGTCGGGGTTCTCTGGTTGCCAAGCCAGCAAAATGAAGGGCTCTGGCCTCCCTGACGGAGGCTGAGAAGGAACAATGGCTGGACAGGGAtgatgattacaataataataataatgatggcatttgttaagcgcttactatgtgcaaagcactgttctaagggatctGGCGGCCTTCAGCATGCAGAGGGAGAGgcttggggttgggggtgtgtgtgtaacCAAACGGGATTTGAGGCTTCGTTTTGGGTGAGTGTGTTGGTCTCATGGACTctggtttctccctcccccttcaggatgaggatgaggatgaggacggAGAAGACGATGAGGATGAGGACGGAGAGGAAGGTGGGCATtgtagggggcagggggagcagtcTGGGCCAGGCCGGGGCTGAGGTGAGGGGAGCCACCCAAGGACCCATCCTGGCTTGGACTCACAATCCAGCCCCCCTCGGGGATCTGATTGGGGCCCCGGGGTGTTTGGAGAAACCGGTGGGTTTGGGGGTCCTGGGTGAGGGAACTGTTGGGCTCTAGTGCGGGCCAAAGGCCCAGAGGGGCATGTGGGGGGTGGTCCTTAGTGGCCTGGGCCTCCCTCTTGAGTTGGGCTCAGCCCATTTatgtccctctccctgccccagacctcccccaaggagaaaagagaaaacgaGACTTGGAAGATGAAGGAGAGGAGGATCCtgaggacgaggatgaggatgactGAGCCAGCTATCCAAGCAATCAGTTCTGTGGACTCTACCTGCATTTTGTCTCCCTTCCTATcccatctcacacacacacacacacatgcacacacgcacatgcacaccccccaccccctccttatTATATGGCTGCAgcagcaatatatatatatatatacatatatatatataatttttttttggATGCAGAGTTGCCAAGCGGTCAGGGGATCCCTATGTATGGAGTTCGTTCTCATAACCAAAGTTTTCCTCCATTTTGGTGGCTTTTGGGGCAACAATTCATTGGatcttaattttatttttttaaaacttcATAGCCTCAAACCTCTTGTTGCCAATAGTCAGCTTGACTTTGTGTACTCAGAACAGGCCAGtgcccctccctgtctcctcttctaaccCCTACCCTGGGTGTTGAGGGGGGCAGCAGGACAGGCACTGGTTTTCCCCTGGCTGAGCTCTGTTAGGGTCTTGTACCTTTTCTCAGGATGAGTCTTGCAGCCTGCccgtctccccaccttctcctccc
It includes:
- the LOC119950360 gene encoding acidic leucine-rich nuclear phosphoprotein 32 family member B-like, whose protein sequence is MEMKRRLTLELRNKKPGEVKELVLDNCRSEDGRIVGLSSDFDSLEFLSMININLLSVSNLPKLSRLRKLELSDNRICGGLEVLAERTPNLTHLNLSGNKIKDINTLEPLKKLPNLRSLDLFNCEVTMLINYRESMFGLLPQLTYLDGFDVDDQEAPDSDPEVDGEGLDDEYDENGEGEEEEEDDEDEFDEEVVDDEDDDEDDDDLDGEEEEDGVDDEDEDEDEDGEDDEDEDGEEDLPQGEKRKRDLEDEGEEDPEDEDEDD